Proteins encoded by one window of Phaeobacter sp. G2:
- a CDS encoding hemin uptake protein HemP, translating into MNQMTSNPVPTTAASPEVFPTYHAEDLTRGGIQARILLNGQVYSLRITRAGKLILTK; encoded by the coding sequence ATGAACCAGATGACATCAAACCCAGTGCCAACCACCGCAGCATCTCCCGAAGTATTCCCAACCTACCACGCTGAGGATCTCACCCGTGGGGGCATTCAGGCCCGCATTCTGCTCAACGGCCAAGTCTACAGCCTGCGCATCACCCGCGCCGGAAAGCTGATTCTGACCAAATGA
- a CDS encoding MFS transporter, with protein sequence MRMIISFAALFLSVVLLQFATGGVGPLDALSGFALGFDKEQIGLLGSAHFLGFFVGCWWAPRLLGSIGHSRSFAVCTALGAMGLIGHTLTNDPYAWAAMRIASGVCVAGSYTVIEAWLNAKVTNETRGRAMGTYRLVDMGGSLGAQLFIAVLPPAYYVSYNLLALLCCAALLPLTLTRASQPETPKAPRLRPKLAWQCSPLAVAGVIVAALSSASFRMVGPIYGQEVGLEIDQIAFFLASFVLGGAVAQYPMGWLADKYDRRWVLIWLSAAAVISCLITMMASQTGTLGVMLAAGFFGLTTFPIFSLSSAHANDFATSEQRVELSAALMFFFALGAIAAPYVASSLISNYGPSALFAFVAVGHILLMIFGLTRMQARPAPNVEDRTRYVYAPRTSFTIGRLLKRARERK encoded by the coding sequence ATGCGTATGATCATTTCCTTTGCTGCCTTGTTCCTGTCGGTCGTGCTGTTGCAGTTTGCAACCGGAGGCGTCGGGCCGCTTGATGCGCTGTCCGGGTTTGCCCTGGGGTTTGACAAAGAACAGATCGGCCTGTTGGGCTCGGCGCATTTTCTGGGCTTTTTTGTGGGCTGCTGGTGGGCGCCACGCCTGCTGGGCAGCATCGGCCATTCGCGCAGCTTTGCCGTTTGCACCGCGCTGGGAGCCATGGGGCTGATTGGCCATACGCTGACCAACGACCCCTATGCCTGGGCCGCCATGCGGATCGCCTCCGGGGTCTGTGTGGCTGGCAGCTATACGGTGATCGAAGCCTGGCTCAACGCCAAGGTCACCAATGAAACCCGCGGCCGCGCCATGGGCACCTACCGGCTGGTGGACATGGGCGGGTCACTGGGGGCGCAGCTGTTCATCGCGGTTCTGCCGCCAGCCTATTATGTCTCTTACAACCTGTTGGCGCTGCTGTGCTGTGCCGCTCTGCTGCCGCTCACCCTGACACGCGCCAGCCAGCCCGAAACCCCCAAGGCCCCACGCCTGCGGCCTAAACTGGCCTGGCAGTGCTCACCGCTGGCGGTCGCCGGGGTGATTGTCGCGGCGCTCAGCTCGGCCTCCTTTCGGATGGTAGGACCGATTTATGGACAAGAGGTCGGGCTGGAAATCGACCAGATTGCCTTTTTCCTGGCCTCATTCGTTTTGGGTGGTGCGGTAGCGCAGTATCCAATGGGTTGGCTGGCCGATAAATACGATCGGCGCTGGGTGCTGATCTGGCTGTCGGCGGCGGCGGTGATCAGCTGCCTCATCACCATGATGGCCAGTCAAACCGGCACCCTTGGAGTGATGCTGGCAGCAGGGTTCTTTGGCCTCACCACCTTTCCGATTTTCTCGCTCTCCTCGGCGCATGCCAATGATTTTGCCACCTCTGAACAACGGGTTGAGCTCTCGGCGGCCTTGATGTTCTTTTTTGCCCTGGGCGCGATTGCGGCCCCCTATGTGGCCTCCAGCCTGATCAGCAACTATGGGCCATCAGCCTTGTTTGCCTTTGTCGCTGTGGGTCATATTCTGCTGATGATATTTGGCCTGACACGAATGCAAGCGCGGCCTGCGCCAAATGTCGAAGACCGGACCCGCTATGTCTATGCGCCGCGCACCTCTTTCACCATTGGGCGATTGCTGAAACGGGCGCGGGAGCGCAAATAA
- a CDS encoding peptidase, which yields MKNLFLTGSALAGLALGATPVMAASKGEVLANYANIAEATYQDSLATAQTLQSAVNALVAAPSAEALTAARHAWLAARVPYQQSEVFRFGNAVVDDWEGKVNAWPLDEGLIDYVDAAYGGPSDENALAALNVIANPSFDLSGKTIDTSAITPALLSDTLHEADGVEANVATGYHAIEFLLWGQDLNGTDHGAGNRPWTDYATGDSCTNGHCDRRGAYLKAATDLLVSDLQWMAAQWDATGAARSTLLTNEGAGISAMLTGMGSLSYGEQAGERMRLGLMLNDPEEEHDCFSDNTHNSHYYDGLGVQNVYLGEYVRVNGALISGPSLSDLVAAAEPGLDLEMQTKLSTTMRALGRIKSTAEAGFSYDQMLQQGNAAGEALIMGGVNGLVDQTRSIERVVKLLNLNGLEFEGSDSLDNPSAVFE from the coding sequence ATGAAAAATCTGTTTTTGACGGGCTCTGCCCTGGCAGGTCTCGCCCTCGGCGCGACACCAGTTATGGCCGCGAGCAAGGGCGAGGTTCTGGCCAACTATGCCAATATCGCCGAAGCCACCTACCAAGACAGCCTCGCCACCGCCCAGACGCTGCAAAGTGCGGTAAATGCCTTGGTCGCCGCGCCCTCCGCCGAGGCCCTGACCGCCGCCCGTCACGCCTGGCTGGCGGCCCGCGTGCCCTATCAGCAGTCCGAAGTCTTCCGCTTTGGCAATGCCGTTGTTGACGATTGGGAAGGCAAAGTGAACGCCTGGCCGCTGGATGAAGGCCTGATCGACTATGTGGATGCCGCCTATGGTGGCCCCAGCGATGAAAACGCTCTGGCAGCGCTGAACGTGATCGCCAATCCAAGCTTTGATCTGTCTGGCAAAACCATCGACACCAGTGCCATTACCCCGGCGCTGCTCTCCGATACGCTACACGAGGCCGATGGCGTCGAGGCCAATGTGGCCACCGGCTATCACGCCATTGAATTTCTGCTCTGGGGTCAGGATCTGAACGGCACCGACCACGGCGCAGGCAACCGCCCCTGGACCGACTATGCGACAGGTGACAGCTGCACCAATGGTCATTGCGACCGCCGTGGCGCCTACCTGAAAGCCGCTACCGACCTGTTGGTTTCTGATCTGCAATGGATGGCGGCCCAATGGGACGCGACCGGCGCAGCCCGCTCCACCCTGCTGACCAATGAAGGCGCCGGGATTTCTGCCATGCTCACTGGCATGGGATCTCTGTCCTATGGCGAACAGGCGGGCGAGCGCATGCGCCTGGGCCTGATGCTGAATGATCCCGAAGAAGAGCACGACTGCTTTTCCGACAATACCCACAACAGCCATTACTACGATGGCCTCGGCGTGCAAAACGTCTACCTTGGTGAATATGTACGGGTGAATGGCGCACTGATCTCTGGCCCGTCGCTGTCCGATCTGGTCGCCGCCGCCGAGCCGGGCCTGGACCTTGAAATGCAGACCAAACTGTCCACCACGATGCGGGCCCTAGGGCGGATCAAATCCACCGCCGAAGCCGGCTTTTCCTATGACCAGATGTTGCAACAGGGCAATGCCGCAGGCGAGGCCCTGATCATGGGGGGCGTCAATGGGCTGGTGGATCAAACCCGGTCAATCGAGCGCGTGGTCAAACTGCTCAATCTGAATGGTTTGGAATTTGAAGGCTCAGACAGTCTTGACAATCCTTCGGCGGTCTTCGAATAA
- the bfr gene encoding bacterioferritin, translated as MKGDPKVIDYLNKALRHELTAVSQYWLHYRLQDDWGLGSMAKKSREESIEEMQHADNLIERILFLGGHPNLQKLDPLRIGQTPKETLECDLAAEESARALYKEAREVCNEAGDYVTMKLFETLMADEEGHIDFLETQLDLHDRIGAENYAQLNATKMEEVEE; from the coding sequence ATGAAGGGCGACCCCAAAGTCATCGACTATCTCAACAAAGCGCTGCGTCATGAGCTGACAGCGGTCAGCCAATACTGGCTCCACTATCGCCTGCAGGACGACTGGGGCCTGGGCAGCATGGCCAAGAAAAGCCGTGAGGAAAGCATCGAAGAGATGCAGCACGCGGACAATCTGATTGAACGAATTCTGTTTCTGGGCGGCCATCCCAACCTGCAAAAGCTGGATCCGCTGCGCATCGGTCAGACGCCTAAGGAAACGCTGGAATGCGATCTTGCCGCCGAAGAAAGCGCCCGGGCGCTGTACAAAGAGGCGCGCGAGGTCTGCAACGAGGCCGGCGATTACGTCACCATGAAGCTGTTTGAAACATTGATGGCAGACGAAGAAGGCCATATCGACTTCCTCGAAACCCAGCTTGACCTCCACGACCGGATTGGTGCCGAAAACTATGCACAACTCAACGCCACCAAAATGGAAGAGGTCGAAGAGTAA
- the metG gene encoding methionine--tRNA ligase, translating to MARVLITSAIPYINGIKHLGNLVGSQLPADLYARFQRATGNEVLFLCATDEHGTPAELAAAKAGKPVEDFCAEMHEVQAGIAKGFGLSFDHFGRSSSPQNHALTQHFAGKLAEAGLIREVDDSQIYSHADGRFLPDRYVEGTCPNCGFEKARGDQCEECTKQLDPTDLINPRSAISGSTDLEVRATKHLFLCQSQMKDQLDAWINSKADWPVLTTSIAKKWLHDGDGLQDRGITRDLDWGIPVKKGTEDWPGMEGKVFYVWFDAPIEYIAAAGEWAEANGKTDADWQRWWRTDMGADDVKYVQFMGKDNVPFHTLSFPATILGSGEPWKLVDHLKSFNYLNYDGGQFSTSQGRGIFMDQALEILPADYWRWWLLSHAPESSDAEFTWENFQQSVNKDLADVLGNFVSRITKFCRSKFGEAVPESAPYGEPEQALIADLTNRIRAYEQHMENMEVRKSAQELRAIWVAGNEYLQSTAPWSTFKTNPELAATQVRLGLNLIRLYAVLSAPFIPTASEALMQALNCDDSSWPADVEAALSRLPVGHGFSVPENLFAKITDEQREDWQERFAGTRD from the coding sequence ATGGCACGCGTTCTGATCACTTCGGCAATTCCCTACATTAACGGGATCAAGCACCTGGGAAATCTGGTTGGCAGTCAGCTGCCGGCTGATCTTTATGCCCGGTTCCAGCGCGCCACCGGCAACGAGGTGCTGTTTCTTTGTGCCACCGATGAACACGGCACCCCCGCCGAACTCGCCGCCGCCAAGGCGGGCAAGCCCGTCGAGGACTTCTGCGCCGAAATGCATGAAGTCCAGGCCGGGATTGCCAAGGGCTTTGGCCTCAGCTTTGATCACTTTGGCCGCTCTTCCAGCCCACAGAACCACGCGCTGACCCAGCATTTTGCCGGTAAGCTGGCCGAGGCAGGCCTGATCCGCGAAGTGGACGACAGCCAGATATACTCTCACGCCGATGGCCGCTTCCTGCCCGACCGCTATGTCGAAGGCACCTGCCCCAACTGCGGCTTTGAAAAGGCGCGCGGCGATCAATGTGAAGAATGCACCAAGCAGCTGGACCCCACCGACCTGATCAATCCACGCTCGGCGATCTCCGGCTCCACCGATCTGGAAGTCCGCGCCACCAAACACCTGTTCCTGTGCCAAAGCCAGATGAAGGACCAACTGGACGCCTGGATCAACAGCAAAGCCGACTGGCCAGTGCTGACCACCTCGATCGCCAAAAAATGGCTGCATGACGGCGACGGCTTGCAGGATCGCGGCATCACCCGCGATCTCGACTGGGGGATTCCGGTCAAAAAAGGCACCGAGGACTGGCCCGGCATGGAAGGCAAGGTGTTCTACGTCTGGTTCGACGCGCCCATCGAATACATCGCCGCCGCTGGCGAATGGGCCGAGGCCAATGGCAAAACGGATGCCGATTGGCAACGCTGGTGGCGCACCGACATGGGCGCCGACGATGTGAAATACGTCCAGTTCATGGGCAAGGACAACGTGCCTTTCCACACCCTGTCCTTCCCGGCCACCATCTTGGGCTCTGGCGAACCCTGGAAACTGGTCGACCACCTCAAAAGCTTCAACTACCTGAACTATGATGGCGGCCAGTTCTCCACCAGCCAGGGGCGCGGCATCTTCATGGATCAGGCGCTGGAAATCCTGCCCGCCGACTATTGGCGTTGGTGGCTGCTCAGCCATGCCCCCGAAAGCTCTGACGCCGAATTCACCTGGGAGAATTTCCAGCAGTCCGTGAACAAGGACCTTGCGGATGTGCTGGGCAACTTCGTCAGCCGCATCACCAAGTTCTGCCGCTCCAAATTTGGCGAAGCTGTTCCCGAATCCGCCCCCTATGGCGAACCAGAACAGGCGCTGATTGCGGACCTTACCAACCGCATTCGTGCCTATGAGCAGCACATGGAAAACATGGAAGTGCGCAAATCCGCTCAGGAGCTGCGGGCGATCTGGGTTGCCGGCAACGAATACCTGCAAAGCACCGCCCCTTGGTCCACGTTCAAGACCAATCCCGAACTGGCTGCCACCCAGGTGCGTCTTGGCCTCAACCTGATCCGGCTCTATGCGGTGCTGAGCGCGCCTTTTATTCCCACCGCCTCCGAGGCGCTGATGCAGGCGCTGAACTGCGACGACAGCAGCTGGCCGGCTGATGTAGAGGCCGCGCTGTCCAGATTGCCTGTGGGCCATGGGTTTAGCGTACCGGAAAATCTCTTTGCCAAAATCACCGACGAACAACGGGAAGACTGGCAAGAGCGCTTCGCCGGGACCCGCGACTAA
- a CDS encoding porin: MNTKTKAALAFSAPLLLCANAAAAEQGFTWEGEIEVGNEQVVSSDVPANEIRNTYAIITATGTYTFGNGMAIFSTLTGESVTDPTADRTFDDLGLYVEELGFSFGIGESTTVAIGKLHPVFGSAWDDTAGFFGGTLAEDYELTEQLGILADVELNGAGTLSFGLFFADDTSLSRSWGTDRGRNRSNTGGAGNTGKLDSFAIQWNHEVDNTRFHIGARHLSASVGDVDDEQGFVAGLGHSFDADLDVFAEVASFSNFGGTADDATFVTLNAAYSMGDWTLSGTLSQRDLDSSGKTDLHSIALEREFSNGMVLGGALARQDDGGVKDTIVGLNLIIPLGG; this comes from the coding sequence ATGAATACCAAGACAAAAGCCGCGCTGGCTTTCAGCGCGCCCCTATTGCTGTGCGCAAATGCTGCCGCTGCCGAACAAGGCTTCACCTGGGAAGGTGAAATCGAAGTTGGCAACGAACAGGTTGTCTCCTCCGATGTGCCTGCCAATGAAATCCGCAACACCTATGCCATCATCACCGCCACCGGCACCTATACCTTTGGCAATGGTATGGCGATCTTTTCGACCCTGACCGGCGAGAGCGTCACCGATCCAACCGCCGATCGCACCTTTGACGACCTTGGGCTCTATGTCGAAGAGCTCGGCTTTAGCTTTGGCATCGGTGAATCCACCACCGTCGCCATTGGTAAGCTGCACCCGGTTTTTGGCTCCGCCTGGGATGACACTGCCGGCTTTTTTGGCGGCACGCTCGCCGAAGACTATGAGCTGACAGAACAGTTGGGCATCCTGGCCGATGTCGAGCTGAACGGTGCCGGCACCCTGTCCTTTGGCCTGTTCTTTGCCGATGACACCTCGCTCAGCCGCTCCTGGGGCACGGATCGTGGCCGCAACCGTTCCAATACCGGCGGCGCGGGCAACACCGGTAAGTTGGACAGCTTTGCCATTCAATGGAACCACGAGGTGGACAACACCCGTTTCCACATCGGCGCGCGGCACCTGAGCGCCAGTGTGGGCGACGTGGATGACGAACAGGGCTTTGTCGCCGGTCTTGGCCATTCCTTTGACGCTGACCTGGATGTCTTTGCTGAGGTTGCCAGCTTTAGCAATTTTGGCGGCACAGCCGATGACGCAACCTTTGTGACCCTGAACGCGGCCTATTCCATGGGCGACTGGACCCTGTCGGGCACCCTGTCGCAGCGTGACCTGGACAGTTCCGGCAAAACCGACCTTCACTCGATTGCGCTGGAGCGCGAGTTCAGCAACGGCATGGTTCTGGGCGGCGCTTTGGCGCGGCAGGATGATGGTGGCGTAAAAGATACCATTGTTGGTCTCAACCTGATCATCCCACTCGGCGGCTAA
- a CDS encoding (2Fe-2S)-binding protein, giving the protein MIICHCTSISDHDIHAAIDWMRSADPETIITPGKIYHALGKAADCGGCMPLFLDTMRSNDRMNVPAELQNLRRRTTQESTNEGRPQSHRLSQQSAAS; this is encoded by the coding sequence ATGATCATCTGCCACTGCACTTCAATTTCGGACCACGATATCCATGCCGCCATTGACTGGATGCGCAGCGCGGACCCGGAAACCATTATCACCCCTGGGAAAATCTATCACGCGCTTGGCAAAGCGGCCGATTGTGGCGGATGCATGCCGCTCTTCCTCGACACCATGCGCAGCAATGATAGAATGAACGTACCGGCAGAGCTGCAGAACCTACGCCGCAGAACAACTCAGGAGAGCACCAATGAAGGGCGACCCCAAAGTCATCGACTATCTCAACAAAGCGCTGCGTCATGA
- a CDS encoding c-type cytochrome: protein MHNSTPPKWKRSKSKLLLAAALAAASPALAQDPTPAPPLDLSALSLGDPHLNTLPRSAAEQARVTKVAAATQDFTAPEAFEDNPGGSATVRARRDDEAFSQHSANLSFEQELEFKLGNGLFKKIWVFAPASTLASDGLGPLYNARSCQRCHIKDGRGATPKGPDYRSASMFLRISTPGETPQNLQAVTDYIGTAPDPTYGGQLQDFSPAGIAPEYRLGVDYSTSTIPLAGGETAELRIPSYSAADLGYGPLHPDSMLSPRMAPPMIGLGLLEAISTADILANVDEGDSNGDGISGRANLSWSREYQQIMLGRFGYKAGMPTLHQQSAAAFSGDIGISTPLFPSPAGDCTAAQTRCLSAPHGDGDVRGSEIDQANMDLVTFYSRNLAVPARRDSDDAQVLRGKELFYTSGCTSCHTPKFVTQRLADRPENSFQLIWPYSDLLLHDMGDGLADNRPEGRATGREWRTAPLWGIGLTKQVNPDATYLHDGRARSLLEAILWHGGEAKPARDHVISLSPDDRATLIRFLESL from the coding sequence ATGCACAACTCAACGCCACCAAAATGGAAGAGGTCGAAGAGTAAGCTCCTTCTGGCTGCCGCGCTTGCGGCGGCCTCTCCCGCCTTGGCCCAGGATCCCACACCCGCGCCACCCCTGGATTTGTCAGCTCTTTCGCTGGGGGATCCCCACCTAAACACCCTGCCGCGCAGCGCTGCAGAGCAGGCCCGCGTGACCAAGGTCGCGGCGGCGACGCAGGATTTCACCGCCCCCGAAGCGTTTGAGGACAACCCCGGCGGCAGCGCCACTGTTCGGGCGCGCCGCGATGATGAGGCTTTTTCCCAGCACAGCGCCAATCTCTCCTTTGAACAAGAGCTGGAATTCAAGCTCGGCAACGGCTTGTTCAAAAAGATCTGGGTGTTCGCGCCTGCCTCGACGCTGGCCTCCGACGGGCTGGGACCCCTTTATAATGCCCGCAGCTGCCAGCGCTGCCACATCAAGGATGGGCGCGGCGCGACTCCCAAAGGCCCGGACTATCGCTCGGCCTCGATGTTTTTGCGCATTTCCACCCCCGGTGAGACGCCGCAGAACTTGCAGGCGGTGACAGATTACATCGGCACTGCCCCTGACCCCACCTATGGCGGCCAGTTGCAGGATTTTTCCCCAGCCGGCATCGCGCCTGAATACCGGCTGGGGGTGGACTACAGCACATCGACCATTCCCCTGGCAGGTGGCGAAACGGCCGAGCTGCGCATCCCCAGCTACAGCGCCGCGGACCTTGGCTATGGCCCGCTGCACCCAGACTCCATGTTATCGCCCCGCATGGCACCGCCAATGATTGGTCTGGGATTGCTGGAGGCGATCTCGACAGCGGATATCCTCGCTAATGTCGATGAGGGTGACAGCAATGGTGACGGCATATCCGGGCGCGCCAACCTCAGCTGGTCGCGCGAATATCAGCAGATCATGCTGGGGCGCTTTGGCTATAAGGCCGGCATGCCAACCCTGCACCAGCAATCGGCAGCGGCCTTTTCCGGTGATATCGGCATCTCGACACCGCTGTTCCCCAGCCCAGCGGGGGATTGCACCGCAGCGCAAACCCGCTGCCTCAGCGCCCCCCATGGGGATGGCGATGTCCGTGGCAGCGAAATTGACCAGGCCAATATGGATTTGGTGACCTTCTATTCCCGCAACCTCGCCGTACCTGCGCGCCGCGACAGCGATGATGCTCAGGTGCTACGCGGCAAGGAGCTGTTTTACACCAGCGGCTGCACCAGCTGCCACACGCCCAAATTTGTCACCCAGCGGCTGGCGGATCGGCCCGAGAACAGCTTTCAACTGATCTGGCCCTATAGTGACCTGCTGCTACATGACATGGGCGACGGGCTGGCCGATAACCGCCCCGAAGGCCGCGCCACGGGTCGCGAGTGGCGCACCGCACCGCTTTGGGGGATCGGGTTGACCAAGCAGGTAAACCCGGACGCGACTTATCTGCATGACGGCCGCGCCCGCAGCCTGCTGGAGGCCATTCTATGGCATGGCGGCGAGGCAAAACCCGCACGTGATCATGTTATCTCGCTGTCACCCGATGACCGCGCCACCCTCATTCGTTTTCTGGAGAGCCTCTGA
- a CDS encoding SPFH domain-containing protein: MDFLIIGVPSVLALLLVIGLVLGRLYRRSTREVSLIRTGSGGKKVIMDGGVLVVPLLHEVSPVNMKTLRLEVKRDGEAALITQDRMRVDVGVEFYVSVMATSEGIARAAQTLGDRTFDVEQLREMIEGKLIDGLRAVAAQMTMDGLHENRADFVQEVQNAVSEDLTKNGLSLESVSLTALDQTPFEALDENNAFNAVGMRKLAEVIATSKMERAQIDADADVSVRRAAMEAQRQKLLIEQDEEQARIEQKERVETLRVAQEAEIAARTEDSVRETERSRIAREEAIRSADIERERKIRVAEITKERELEVTEQERQIIIQQKSEEESRARASADLARAEATKATEAVATARQVAEAEREKQIVLIQATREAERQATGIRLAAQAEKDAAADRAEARREEAQAEADALNIRAEAKKNDMLAEAEGKRAIVDAENALSAELIGMKIDLARLEAMPLIVAEMVKPAEKIDSIKIHQVGGIGPMGGAGGTGQVVQGGSGEKPVVNQALDSIMGMAVQMPALKKLGEELGLSMEDGVSGIASTALGVEAPKPSSADEPSEGAAEASEVEPGSAA, translated from the coding sequence ATGGATTTTCTGATTATTGGTGTGCCCAGTGTACTGGCACTTCTTCTTGTTATTGGCCTGGTGCTTGGGCGCTTGTATCGGCGCTCAACCCGCGAAGTTAGCCTTATTAGAACCGGTTCAGGCGGTAAGAAGGTGATCATGGATGGTGGCGTTCTTGTGGTGCCCTTGCTGCATGAAGTCAGCCCGGTCAACATGAAGACCCTGCGCTTGGAAGTGAAACGCGACGGCGAGGCGGCCCTGATCACCCAGGACCGGATGCGGGTCGACGTTGGCGTGGAATTCTACGTCTCGGTGATGGCGACCTCTGAGGGGATTGCCCGCGCAGCCCAGACATTGGGGGATCGCACCTTTGATGTGGAGCAGCTGCGCGAGATGATCGAGGGTAAGCTGATTGATGGTCTGCGCGCGGTTGCGGCACAGATGACCATGGATGGATTGCATGAAAACCGGGCTGATTTTGTCCAGGAGGTGCAAAACGCGGTTTCCGAAGATCTGACCAAAAACGGTCTCTCACTGGAATCCGTGTCACTGACAGCGCTGGACCAGACCCCGTTTGAAGCGCTGGACGAAAACAACGCCTTTAACGCTGTTGGTATGCGCAAGCTGGCCGAGGTGATTGCGACATCAAAGATGGAGCGCGCCCAGATTGATGCGGATGCTGATGTGTCGGTGCGCCGTGCGGCGATGGAGGCCCAGCGTCAGAAACTGTTGATCGAGCAGGACGAAGAGCAGGCCCGCATCGAACAAAAGGAACGGGTTGAAACCCTGCGCGTCGCCCAGGAGGCTGAAATCGCTGCCCGGACCGAAGATTCTGTGCGCGAAACTGAACGCTCTCGTATTGCGCGGGAAGAGGCCATTCGTTCCGCCGATATTGAGCGTGAGCGCAAGATCCGCGTCGCTGAGATCACCAAAGAGCGCGAGCTGGAAGTGACCGAGCAGGAACGCCAGATTATCATTCAGCAAAAATCGGAAGAAGAAAGCCGCGCTCGTGCCTCTGCCGATCTGGCCCGCGCCGAAGCGACCAAGGCGACCGAAGCCGTGGCAACCGCCCGTCAGGTGGCCGAAGCCGAACGTGAAAAGCAGATCGTGCTGATCCAGGCCACCCGCGAGGCTGAGCGCCAGGCCACAGGCATCCGGCTTGCGGCTCAGGCAGAAAAAGACGCCGCCGCCGACCGGGCGGAGGCTCGCCGCGAGGAAGCCCAGGCCGAAGCAGATGCGCTCAACATTCGCGCTGAGGCGAAAAAGAACGACATGTTGGCCGAGGCCGAAGGGAAGCGCGCCATCGTTGACGCTGAAAATGCGCTCTCGGCTGAGCTGATCGGCATGAAGATTGATCTGGCCCGTCTGGAGGCGATGCCTTTGATCGTCGCTGAGATGGTGAAACCTGCTGAAAAGATCGACTCGATCAAGATCCATCAGGTTGGCGGTATTGGCCCAATGGGCGGCGCTGGCGGCACTGGCCAGGTCGTGCAGGGGGGTAGCGGTGAAAAGCCGGTGGTGAACCAGGCGCTGGACTCGATCATGGGGATGGCGGTGCAGATGCCGGCGCTGAAAAAGCTGGGCGAAGAGCTGGGCCTGTCGATGGAAGATGGCGTCAGCGGAATCGCCAGTACGGCACTTGGGGTTGAGGCGCCGAAACCCTCCTCTGCTGATGAACCATCTGAAGGAGCGGCTGAGGCATCAGAGGTGGAGCCGGGCTCCGCCGCCTGA
- a CDS encoding YqiJ family protein, whose amino-acid sequence MFVYLFDPGFLPFTFALALLFGLAGLELAALLIGASFLGSGEAEAGLDGADGPELGDMGDVAGDLSLDTDALGDLDLADIDGVDLAEDTLPVDASGGVGSWLGLGKMPMLIWLAVLLLGFGLSGIGLQLGVKSLLSATLSAWLVAIPAGAFGLWFARSFGAVFARVLPQTETEALSDRSLGRRRGVITQGTAATGRAAEVRVMDRYGNAHYLRAEPFAKGEEITQGTEVLVIRDRRQDAYVLIPLSE is encoded by the coding sequence ATGTTTGTCTACCTGTTTGATCCCGGTTTTCTGCCCTTCACCTTTGCGCTGGCGCTGCTCTTTGGTCTTGCCGGGTTGGAACTGGCGGCCCTGCTTATCGGTGCGAGTTTCCTTGGCAGCGGTGAGGCCGAGGCGGGCCTTGATGGCGCCGATGGGCCTGAACTGGGCGACATGGGTGATGTTGCGGGGGACCTGTCTCTGGACACGGATGCCCTGGGCGATCTTGATCTTGCGGATATTGATGGCGTTGACCTGGCCGAAGACACGCTGCCGGTTGACGCCTCTGGCGGGGTTGGCAGCTGGCTGGGGCTGGGAAAAATGCCGATGCTGATCTGGCTTGCCGTGTTGCTACTGGGTTTCGGCCTGAGCGGTATCGGGCTGCAACTGGGGGTGAAATCCCTGTTGTCCGCTACGCTGTCGGCCTGGTTGGTTGCGATTCCGGCGGGGGCCTTTGGTCTGTGGTTTGCCCGCAGCTTTGGCGCTGTCTTTGCGCGGGTTTTGCCGCAGACCGAAACCGAAGCCCTATCAGATCGTAGCCTGGGGCGTCGGCGAGGGGTCATCACCCAAGGCACTGCCGCCACAGGGCGCGCCGCCGAGGTGCGGGTGATGGATCGTTATGGCAATGCGCATTATCTGCGCGCCGAACCCTTTGCCAAGGGCGAAGAGATTACACAGGGCACCGAAGTGCTGGTGATCCGGGACAGGCGGCAGGATGCCTATGTTCTGATCCCATTGTCGGAATGA